A section of the Marinoscillum sp. 108 genome encodes:
- a CDS encoding SiaB family protein kinase, protein MENSTGESENTLSRQLRYLQSVITLKDMMDEENLNIVYLGRVTQSTIDGIADMTKEGISEKGENSLVTKRVYHVMIESLQNICKHADSKASYTSDSLEEGLAKEGVFLIGDNETEYFVTTGNRISMPNAIRLRDVLDKINELDRDEIKALYKTAMMNSELSEKGGAGLGFIDMAKKTGTKYEYYFEPLDNESCFFILTIRISKK, encoded by the coding sequence ATGGAAAATTCAACAGGAGAATCAGAAAATACACTTTCCCGCCAGCTAAGGTACCTCCAGAGTGTGATCACGCTCAAGGACATGATGGATGAGGAAAATCTGAACATCGTTTATTTGGGGAGGGTCACCCAATCCACCATAGATGGTATAGCGGATATGACCAAGGAGGGGATTTCTGAGAAAGGGGAAAATAGTCTCGTGACCAAACGGGTCTATCACGTGATGATCGAATCCCTTCAGAATATCTGCAAGCATGCCGACAGCAAAGCCAGCTATACTTCCGACAGCCTGGAGGAGGGACTGGCCAAGGAGGGAGTTTTTCTCATTGGGGATAATGAAACGGAGTATTTCGTGACCACCGGCAACCGGATTTCCATGCCCAATGCCATTCGGCTGAGGGACGTGCTGGATAAAATCAATGAGCTGGATAGAGACGAGATCAAGGCACTCTATAAAACTGCCATGATGAATTCTGAACTTTCAGAAAAAGGAGGGGCAGGCCTGGGGTTCATAGACATGGCCAAAAAAACAGGCACTAAGTATGAGTATTATTTCGAGCCCCTCGATAACGAATCCTGCTTTTTTATCCTGACGATCAGGATCTCCAAGAAGTAA
- a CDS encoding PadR family transcriptional regulator, translating to MGKHQLGEFEEVVLLTVAILQGDAYGIAIIEEMETRLDRKVSIGALQTVLRRLEKKGYLKSEFGEATAVRGGKRKRFFSLTQHGRMILHETKEQRLGLWNAIPDFSLSES from the coding sequence ATGGGAAAACATCAATTGGGCGAATTTGAGGAAGTGGTGCTGCTCACCGTCGCTATTCTCCAGGGCGATGCTTATGGGATCGCTATTATTGAAGAGATGGAAACCCGACTGGATCGCAAGGTGAGCATAGGGGCGCTTCAAACGGTGTTGCGCAGGTTAGAGAAGAAAGGATACCTCAAATCTGAATTTGGAGAAGCCACCGCCGTTCGGGGAGGTAAACGCAAACGTTTCTTTTCACTGACACAGCATGGGAGGATGATACTTCATGAAACCAAAGAGCAACGTCTGGGGCTTTGGAATGCTATTCCTGATTTTTCTCTGAGTGAATCATGA